The proteins below are encoded in one region of Hordeum vulgare subsp. vulgare chromosome 3H, MorexV3_pseudomolecules_assembly, whole genome shotgun sequence:
- the LOC123439753 gene encoding uncharacterized protein LOC123439753: MVAPKSIISYPQDKAIKRYSVKNIVAAEGIRNFNEACVLEGYHLPKIYIKERWCIGCAIHRKEIGVRARKERKTRAPPGRLGRRATNYGDAEMGQNIFSFVISVIESAIKVWHDTGKVDAKVNFLLDDQKTHTEKYAPVVNIEKAFESTHTHSSCFAYLRQYSEESFLKAACMVAPKSIISYPQVWKGQGSRKWKLDQSDGFFVQFESPNLRKIWFVASTTEKGRALCRRGKVLFSRRSLKTTTR; encoded by the exons ATGGTAGCACCTAAGAGCATCATCTCCTATCCACAG GACAAGGCGATCAAGAGGTACAGCGTGAAGAACATCGTGGCAGCGGAAGGCATCAGGAATTTCAACGAGGCGTGCGTCCTTGAAG GTTACCATCTGCCCAAGATCTACATCAAGGAGCGCTGGTGCATAGGCTGCGCCATCCATAGGAAGGAAATCGGTGTCCGCGCCCGTAAGGAACGCAAGACCCGCGCACCACCGGGACGCCTCGGCCGCAGG GCTACAAATTATGGAGATGCAGAAATGGGACAAAATATATTCTCATTTGTTATCAGTGTGATTGAATCAGCGATAAAGGTTTGGCATGACACAGGAAAGGTGGATGCAAAGGTCAATTTCCTTCTTGATGATCAGAAGACTCACACTGAAAAATATGCCCCAGTGGTTAACATTGAGAAG GCCTTTGAGTCAACTCATACCCATAGCAGTTGTTTCGCATATTTGCGGCAATACTCTGAGGAATCTTTTTTGAAGGCTGCTTGTATGGTAGCACCTAAGAGCATCATCTCCTATCCACAG GTCTGGAAAGGGCAAGGGTCAAGAAAATGGAAGCTGGACCAGAGTGATGGGTTCTTTGTACAATTTGAATCACCAAATTTACGGAAGATATGGTTTGTTGCTAGCACAACAGAGAAGGGACGAGCATTGTGCAG GCGAGGCAAGGTGCTCTTCTCCAGGCGCAGTTTGAAGACGACGACGAGATGA